One window from the genome of Tachysurus vachellii isolate PV-2020 chromosome 5, HZAU_Pvac_v1, whole genome shotgun sequence encodes:
- the atn1 gene encoding atrophin-1 isoform X1: MKTRTHKEPMPVRSGRRRGGSEERRGRRPHPSPSRAERNDRQTRAAGEELGCFNRRPQGQDSSESDGEQTIPPPKRQKVQDSLSSAPTSTHSTGTTTLAPHPTSCNTQSRESDNEDGQSQGSRSSAGGSLANSSSSISSGRDIDQDNRSSSPSLSGSPLASLDSESDSPDSPKQSGKVKEGVSPKLGGAGRGNDSGSGECRDTEGGKEAEISVLKSPSTLCPLSETSSARKTYFPVDPKVVPKMEFSSVVGDEALHGCSRSNINPKTASQCGGKMVVGATEFPNVSHASSSALPPPPALKPLEAGQSTPVDVKMEKVEKCDKAPPSLLPQGTSIPQQPSVPRHTHHYSPTTLSGSAVSSCPGNWGYTRYSGVHHTPVQQQQLPSVYNPPSSTRHSSHPPYLPPPHPSHPHREYLPRYSSPVERDRTAKDIAIKDGTAGSGAHNSANMGSDFLTPAAGQNREFGAPGRDGPTGGREFRPGFRERDALRDFSLQNQNQQHVAQSRDFAPSGASGSGGAGGCHPRDKEGRWGEFASQIREVVGNSNPNNLNQVNVSTSSSSLPSTSPQNSSATPNKEFQSTVEQVGQGHQVPATGSDPPPTAHFLREYPQPETKEYPPAGSQPSSAPHPGSSREYPSPTRLASNMGRDFAGGPSVPHPHYLVQPGLTVQSRERERERERERERENSAPSSIYHNRNHPPSLSPSSSSSTHGHQPPASYPPTSHSQPPLPPSTLPPSQTRPGQYPSNQSPPTTLSPLPSPSTNQMGGFPPFSSTSAPSATGAVTSCLSGCRPAPYHGTLNSHTPFAGAYHGNSNHSSTSAPSNPNSNNNVNSHMQLHSPTPSKIQPHLCNPVGPPSNTSTGADGQSEQSSCSLPPPVIKEEPIEEREETESPPSVLRSPSPEPKAIDIPIHASQSARFHRVLDRGSGNSCVRTDVIFIPLDGSKLWKKRNEAIERARREVEQRARDLREKERERERERERERERERDLERHLQQKDSNPGAVPRQGTSLYFSPSSSILMDPSSSSSSPCINPNHHPAHHPAHHPAHHPAHSIHPSHAHSLHPSLSHSIPHSLLLPSVGGLGPYLGPDTPALRTLSEYARPHAMSPLGSANRAPPHFHPHPHPHSHPHVHPSIFLSQFQNPALAHPHHLPADAATTAAILGFLYGTGLEGGHGHPGVGPVAGPGPGGMAGLGAGLGGMGFPHSVTAHRERVKTGFDFKSEFDSHTHSHSHSLLLGGGAGGGAPTSEVALYGTPPPPAPPPQSLATVARNPSAVSQTLSTPPTSSLLPPSLPSHAPPTVNPIGPAPPPPPPAPPPPPPAPIASSVHHPSSHSSHPTQPSAPEGYSAPSRTPPSTERARSVEREREKERERVLPGGDRERGAPATPAGGGTSGGGGASGGGGAGESMGRLQMLNVTPHHHQHSHIHSHLHLHQQDTAPSSVHPLIDPLATGAPLPRLPYPGSIITHPLTESDVLRQQLFGAPFRDLPPHSSMHHQNTELQIQRLALEQQWIHHHHHSLTQEEYYSHLKKESDKTL, encoded by the exons ATGAAAACCAGAACTCACAAAGAGCCG ATGCCCGTACGTAGTGGCCGAAGGCGGGGTGGCAGTgaggagaggagggggagaCGTCCACATCCTAGCCCATCTCGAGCTGAACGAAATGATCGACAAacg AGAGCTGCAGGAGAAGAGCTTGGTTGTTTTAACAGACGACCACAAGGTCAGGATTCATCCGAAAGCGATGGAGAGCAAACTATTCCTCCCCCGAAAAGACAAAAGGTCCAG gACTCTTTGTCCAGTGCCCCAACATCAACCCATTCAACTGGCACAACAACTTTAGCACCACATCCAACTTCATGCAACACCCAGTCACGAGAAAGTGACAATGAAGATGGTCAGTCACAAGGCAGCCGCAGCTCAGCTGGAGGAAGCTTAGCCAATAGCAGCAGTAGTATTAGCAGTGGGCGGGATATCGATCAGGACAATCGGTCCTCTTCACCGAGCCTCTCTGGCTCCCCATTGGCCAGTTTGGACTCTGAATCAGACTCACCGGATTCACCAAAACAAAGTGGGAAAGTGAAAGAAGGAGTGTCACCTAAACTGGGAGGAGCAGGAAGGGGGAATGACAGTGGTAGCGGAGAATGTCGGGACACTGAGGGGGGTAAGGAAGCAGAAATATCAGTATTGAAATCACCATCAACTCTTTGTCCTTTGAGTGAGACCAGCAGTGCAAGAAAGACCTACTTTCCAGTTGACCCTAAAGTGGTGCCCAAGATGGAATTCTCCAGTGTTGTTGGGGATGAGGCATTACATGGCTGCAGCCGCAGTAATATCAACCCCAAAACGGCCTCTCAGTGTGGAGGAAAGATGGTGGTTGGTGCAACAGAGTTTCCCAACGTTAGCCATGCTTCCTCCTCTGCTCTTCCACCACCACCTGCTTTGAAACCTCTCGAGGCAGGCCAAAGCACTCCTGTTGATGTTAAAATGGAGaaagttgagaaatgtgatAAGGCTCCACCCTCTCTGCTACCACAGGGCACCTCCATACCCCAACAGCCCTCTGTGCCTCGCCACACTCATCACTACAGCCCAACTACATTGTCGGGCAGTGCTGTTTCCAGTTGCCCTGGAAACTGGGGATATACGCGTTACTCAGGTGTCCACCATACACCTGTGCAACAGCAACAATTGCCCTCTGTCTACAACCCCCCATCCTCCACCCGTCATTCATCTCATCCTCCTTACCTGCCCCCACCCCACCCATCCCACCCACACAGGGAGTACTTGCCCAGGTACAGCAGTCCAGTGGAGCGGGACAGGACTGCAAAGGACATTGCAATTAAAGATGGCACTGCTGGTTCTGGTGCACACAACAGTGCCAATATGGGAAGTGACTTTTTAACTCCTGCTGCAGGACAGAACCGTGAATTTGGAGCACCGGGCCGAGATGGGCCAACAGGGGGTCGGGAATTCCGACCAGGATTTCGGGAAAGGGATGCACTGAGAGACTTCTCTttgcagaatcagaaccagCAACATGTAGCACAGAGTCGGGACTTTGCACCTAGTGGAGCAAGTGGGTCAGGAGGTGCAGGTGGATGTCACCCAAGAGATAAGGAGGGAAGATGGGGAGAGTTTGCAAGCCAGATTAGAGAAGTAGTTGGCAACAGCAATCCAAATAATTTAAACCAAGTAAATGTTAGCACTTCAAGTTCGAGTTTACCATCTACTTCTCCACAAAACAGTTCTGCCACCCCAAACAAAGAGTTTCAGTCAACAGTGGAGCAGGTGGGGCAAGGACATCAAGTTCCTGCTACTGGGTCAGATCCTCCCCCCACTGCACACTTCCTAAGGGAATACCCTCAACCAGAGACCAAGGAGTACCCTCCAGCAGGGTCTCAACCTTCATCTGCCCCTCATCCTGGTTCTTCCAGAGAATACCCAAGTCCCACCAGACTTGCTTCAAATATGGGCCGGGATTTTGCTGGAGGGCCTTCTGTTCCCCACCCACACTATCTGGTCCAGCCAGGCCTGACTGTCCAATctagggagagagaaagagagagggagagggaaagagaaagggagaacaGTGCTCCATCTTCCATTTATCATAATCGTAATCACCCACCgtctctttctccttcctcaTCTTCTTCGACACATGGGCACCAGCCTCCTGCCTCTTATCCCCCAACTTCCCACAGCCAGCCGCCTCTTCCACCATCCACACTTCCGCCTAGTCAGACTCGTCCTGGGCAGTACCCCTCCAATCAGAGTCCACCCACTACTCTCTCTCCACTTCCTAGTCCATCGACAAATCAAATGGGAGGATTTCCCCCATTTTCATCAACTTCTGCACCGTCGGCAACAGGTGcggtcacttcctgtttgtctgGGTGTCGACCGGCTCCTTATCATGGCACTTTAAACAGTCACACTCCTTTTGCTGGTGCTTACCATGGGAATAGTAACCACAGCAGCACTTCAGCTCCCAGCAATCCAAATAGCAACAATAATGTTAACAGTCACATGCAGTTGCACTCACCTACACCCTCCAAAATCCAGCCACATCTCTGCAACCCTGTTGGTCCACCAAGTAACACCTCTACTGGTGCTGATGGCCAATCTGAGCAGTCATCTTGTTCTTTGCCGCCACCTGTCATAAAGGAGGAGCCAAtagaagagagggaggaaaCTGAGAGTCCACCTTCTGTGCTTAGAAGCCCCTCACCTGAGCCAAAGGCCATCGATATTCCAATTCACGCTAGCCAATCTGCTCG GTTCCACAGGGTTCTAGATCGTGGCAGTGGGAATTCATGTGTTCGCACTGATGTCATCTTCATCCCTCTGGACGGATCTAAACTCTGGAAAAAGAGAAACGAAGCAATCGAACGAGCCAGGCGAGAGGTGGAACAGAGAGCTCGGGACttgagagaaaaggaaagagagcgagagagggagagagagagggagagagaaagagagagagacctggagAGGCATTTACAG CAGAAGGACAGTAATCCTGGAGCAGTTCCCCGTCAGGGCACTTCTCTCTACTTCTCTCCTTCCTCCTCTATTCTCATGGACccttcttcctcatcctcttctcCCTGCATAAACCCCAACCACCACCCTGCCCACCACCCTGCACACCATCCTGCCCACCACCCTGCCCActcaatccatccatctcatGCCCACTCTCTCCACCCTTCCCTCTCTCATTCAATCCCTCACTCCCTTCTTCTACCTTCTGTTGGAGGTCTCGGTCCATATCTTGGACCAGATACACCAGCATTGAGGACGCTGAGCGAATATGCCCGTCCCCATGCAATGTCACCACTTGGCTCAGCCAATCGTGCACCACCCCATTTTcatccccacccccacccacatTCACACCCTCACGTCCACCCCTCAATCTTCCTGTCCCAATTCCAAAACCCTGCCCTTGCTCATCCACACCACCTTCCCGCTGATGCGGCCACCACTGCAGCTATCCTTGGATTTCTTTATGGAACTGGCTTGGAAGGAGGCCATGGCCACCCTGGGGTGGGGCCGGTGGCAGGGCCCGGTCCAGGAGGAATGGCAGGACTAGGAGCCGGACTTGGAGGGATGGGGTTTCCCCACTCTGTGACGGCTCACAGGGAGCGAGTGAAGACAGGGTTTGACTTTAAAAGCGAATTTGACTCACATacgcactctcattcacactccTTACTGCTAGGAGGAGGTGCTGGTGGTGGAGCTCCAACCAGTGAGGTTGCTCTTTATGGaactccaccaccaccagctCCGCCCCCTCAATCCCTTGCTACAGTTGCAAGAAATCCAAGCGCTGTATCTCAAACGTTGTCAACCCCACCAACTTCTTCTTTGTTACCACCTTCCTTGCCTAGTCATGCCCCTCCCACTGTAAACCCTATAGGTCCTGcccctccccctcctccccCTGCACCTCCCCCACCTCCTCCTGCACCCATAGCTTCTTCTGTTCATCATCCCTCCTCTCACTCCTCCCATCCTACCCAGCCGTCAGCCCCTGAAGGTTACTCTGCTCCGAGTCGGACGCCACCTagcacagagagagcaagaagcgtggagagagagagggagaaggagagagagagagtactgcCAGGTGGAGACAGGGAAAGAGGAGCCCCAGCAACCCCAGCTGGGGGTGGAACCTCAGGAGGAGGTGGGGCTTCAGGAGGAGGTGGAGCAGGAGAGTCTATGGGGCGACTGCAAATGCTAAATGTGACTCCACATCATCACCagcactcacacattcactctcaccTGCATCTACACCAGCAAGATACAG cACCTAGCAGCGTGCACCCGCTCATTGATCCGTTAGCGACGGGAGCTCCGTTACCACGGCTACCGTATCCAGGATCCATCATCACACACCCGCTCACAGAGAGCGACGTACTGCGACAGCAACTCTTCG gcgctCCGTTCCGTGATTTACCCCCCCACTCCTCCATGCATCatcagaacacagagctacagatCCAGAGACTTGCACTGGAGCAGCAGTGGatccatcaccaccatcactctctcacacaggaAGAGtattacag CCACCTGAAGAAGGAAAGCGACAAAACGCTGTGA
- the atn1 gene encoding atrophin-1 isoform X3 — MKTRTHKEPMPVRSGRRRGGSEERRGRRPHPSPSRAERNDRQTRAAGEELGCFNRRPQGQDSSESDGEQTIPPPKRQKVQDSLSSAPTSTHSTGTTTLAPHPTSCNTQSRESDNEDGQSQGSRSSAGGSLANSSSSISSGRDIDQDNRSSSPSLSGSPLASLDSESDSPDSPKQSGKVKEGVSPKLGGAGRGNDSGSGECRDTEGGKEAEISVLKSPSTLCPLSETSSARKTYFPVDPKVVPKMEFSSVVGDEALHGCSRSNINPKTASQCGGKMVVGATEFPNVSHASSSALPPPPALKPLEAGQSTPVDVKMEKVEKCDKAPPSLLPQGTSIPQQPSVPRHTHHYSPTTLSGSAVSSCPGNWGYTRYSGVHHTPVQQQQLPSVYNPPSSTRHSSHPPYLPPPHPSHPHREYLPRYSSPVERDRTAKDIAIKDGTAGSGAHNSANMGSDFLTPAAGQNREFGAPGRDGPTGGREFRPGFRERDALRDFSLQNQNQQHVAQSRDFAPSGASGSGGAGGCHPRDKEGRWGEFASQIREVVGNSNPNNLNQVNVSTSSSSLPSTSPQNSSATPNKEFQSTVEQVGQGHQVPATGSDPPPTAHFLREYPQPETKEYPPAGSQPSSAPHPGSSREYPSPTRLASNMGRDFAGGPSVPHPHYLVQPGLTVQSRERERERERERERENSAPSSIYHNRNHPPSLSPSSSSSTHGHQPPASYPPTSHSQPPLPPSTLPPSQTRPGQYPSNQSPPTTLSPLPSPSTNQMGGFPPFSSTSAPSATGAVTSCLSGCRPAPYHGTLNSHTPFAGAYHGNSNHSSTSAPSNPNSNNNVNSHMQLHSPTPSKIQPHLCNPVGPPSNTSTGADGQSEQSSCSLPPPVIKEEPIEEREETESPPSVLRSPSPEPKAIDIPIHASQSARFHRVLDRGSGNSCVRTDVIFIPLDGSKLWKKRNEAIERARREVEQRARDLREKERERERERERERERERDLERHLQQKDSNPGAVPRQGTSLYFSPSSSILMDPSSSSSSPCINPNHHPAHHPAHHPAHHPAHSIHPSHAHSLHPSLSHSIPHSLLLPSVGGLGPYLGPDTPALRTLSEYARPHAMSPLGSANRAPPHFHPHPHPHSHPHVHPSIFLSQFQNPALAHPHHLPADAATTAAILGFLYGTGLEGGHGHPGVGPVAGPGPGGMAGLGAGLGGMGFPHSVTAHRERVKTGFDFKSEFDSHTHSHSHSLLLGGGAGGGAPTSEVALYGTPPPPAPPPQSLATVARNPSAVSQTLSTPPTSSLLPPSLPSHAPPTVNPIGPAPPPPPPAPPPPPPAPIASSVHHPSSHSSHPTQPSAPEGYSAPSRTPPSTERARSVEREREKERERVLPGGDRERGAPATPAGGGTSGGGGASGGGGAGESMGRLQMLNVTPHHHQHSHIHSHLHLHQQDTGAPFRDLPPHSSMHHQNTELQIQRLALEQQWIHHHHHSLTQEEYYSHLKKESDKTL, encoded by the exons ATGAAAACCAGAACTCACAAAGAGCCG ATGCCCGTACGTAGTGGCCGAAGGCGGGGTGGCAGTgaggagaggagggggagaCGTCCACATCCTAGCCCATCTCGAGCTGAACGAAATGATCGACAAacg AGAGCTGCAGGAGAAGAGCTTGGTTGTTTTAACAGACGACCACAAGGTCAGGATTCATCCGAAAGCGATGGAGAGCAAACTATTCCTCCCCCGAAAAGACAAAAGGTCCAG gACTCTTTGTCCAGTGCCCCAACATCAACCCATTCAACTGGCACAACAACTTTAGCACCACATCCAACTTCATGCAACACCCAGTCACGAGAAAGTGACAATGAAGATGGTCAGTCACAAGGCAGCCGCAGCTCAGCTGGAGGAAGCTTAGCCAATAGCAGCAGTAGTATTAGCAGTGGGCGGGATATCGATCAGGACAATCGGTCCTCTTCACCGAGCCTCTCTGGCTCCCCATTGGCCAGTTTGGACTCTGAATCAGACTCACCGGATTCACCAAAACAAAGTGGGAAAGTGAAAGAAGGAGTGTCACCTAAACTGGGAGGAGCAGGAAGGGGGAATGACAGTGGTAGCGGAGAATGTCGGGACACTGAGGGGGGTAAGGAAGCAGAAATATCAGTATTGAAATCACCATCAACTCTTTGTCCTTTGAGTGAGACCAGCAGTGCAAGAAAGACCTACTTTCCAGTTGACCCTAAAGTGGTGCCCAAGATGGAATTCTCCAGTGTTGTTGGGGATGAGGCATTACATGGCTGCAGCCGCAGTAATATCAACCCCAAAACGGCCTCTCAGTGTGGAGGAAAGATGGTGGTTGGTGCAACAGAGTTTCCCAACGTTAGCCATGCTTCCTCCTCTGCTCTTCCACCACCACCTGCTTTGAAACCTCTCGAGGCAGGCCAAAGCACTCCTGTTGATGTTAAAATGGAGaaagttgagaaatgtgatAAGGCTCCACCCTCTCTGCTACCACAGGGCACCTCCATACCCCAACAGCCCTCTGTGCCTCGCCACACTCATCACTACAGCCCAACTACATTGTCGGGCAGTGCTGTTTCCAGTTGCCCTGGAAACTGGGGATATACGCGTTACTCAGGTGTCCACCATACACCTGTGCAACAGCAACAATTGCCCTCTGTCTACAACCCCCCATCCTCCACCCGTCATTCATCTCATCCTCCTTACCTGCCCCCACCCCACCCATCCCACCCACACAGGGAGTACTTGCCCAGGTACAGCAGTCCAGTGGAGCGGGACAGGACTGCAAAGGACATTGCAATTAAAGATGGCACTGCTGGTTCTGGTGCACACAACAGTGCCAATATGGGAAGTGACTTTTTAACTCCTGCTGCAGGACAGAACCGTGAATTTGGAGCACCGGGCCGAGATGGGCCAACAGGGGGTCGGGAATTCCGACCAGGATTTCGGGAAAGGGATGCACTGAGAGACTTCTCTttgcagaatcagaaccagCAACATGTAGCACAGAGTCGGGACTTTGCACCTAGTGGAGCAAGTGGGTCAGGAGGTGCAGGTGGATGTCACCCAAGAGATAAGGAGGGAAGATGGGGAGAGTTTGCAAGCCAGATTAGAGAAGTAGTTGGCAACAGCAATCCAAATAATTTAAACCAAGTAAATGTTAGCACTTCAAGTTCGAGTTTACCATCTACTTCTCCACAAAACAGTTCTGCCACCCCAAACAAAGAGTTTCAGTCAACAGTGGAGCAGGTGGGGCAAGGACATCAAGTTCCTGCTACTGGGTCAGATCCTCCCCCCACTGCACACTTCCTAAGGGAATACCCTCAACCAGAGACCAAGGAGTACCCTCCAGCAGGGTCTCAACCTTCATCTGCCCCTCATCCTGGTTCTTCCAGAGAATACCCAAGTCCCACCAGACTTGCTTCAAATATGGGCCGGGATTTTGCTGGAGGGCCTTCTGTTCCCCACCCACACTATCTGGTCCAGCCAGGCCTGACTGTCCAATctagggagagagaaagagagagggagagggaaagagaaagggagaacaGTGCTCCATCTTCCATTTATCATAATCGTAATCACCCACCgtctctttctccttcctcaTCTTCTTCGACACATGGGCACCAGCCTCCTGCCTCTTATCCCCCAACTTCCCACAGCCAGCCGCCTCTTCCACCATCCACACTTCCGCCTAGTCAGACTCGTCCTGGGCAGTACCCCTCCAATCAGAGTCCACCCACTACTCTCTCTCCACTTCCTAGTCCATCGACAAATCAAATGGGAGGATTTCCCCCATTTTCATCAACTTCTGCACCGTCGGCAACAGGTGcggtcacttcctgtttgtctgGGTGTCGACCGGCTCCTTATCATGGCACTTTAAACAGTCACACTCCTTTTGCTGGTGCTTACCATGGGAATAGTAACCACAGCAGCACTTCAGCTCCCAGCAATCCAAATAGCAACAATAATGTTAACAGTCACATGCAGTTGCACTCACCTACACCCTCCAAAATCCAGCCACATCTCTGCAACCCTGTTGGTCCACCAAGTAACACCTCTACTGGTGCTGATGGCCAATCTGAGCAGTCATCTTGTTCTTTGCCGCCACCTGTCATAAAGGAGGAGCCAAtagaagagagggaggaaaCTGAGAGTCCACCTTCTGTGCTTAGAAGCCCCTCACCTGAGCCAAAGGCCATCGATATTCCAATTCACGCTAGCCAATCTGCTCG GTTCCACAGGGTTCTAGATCGTGGCAGTGGGAATTCATGTGTTCGCACTGATGTCATCTTCATCCCTCTGGACGGATCTAAACTCTGGAAAAAGAGAAACGAAGCAATCGAACGAGCCAGGCGAGAGGTGGAACAGAGAGCTCGGGACttgagagaaaaggaaagagagcgagagagggagagagagagggagagagaaagagagagagacctggagAGGCATTTACAG CAGAAGGACAGTAATCCTGGAGCAGTTCCCCGTCAGGGCACTTCTCTCTACTTCTCTCCTTCCTCCTCTATTCTCATGGACccttcttcctcatcctcttctcCCTGCATAAACCCCAACCACCACCCTGCCCACCACCCTGCACACCATCCTGCCCACCACCCTGCCCActcaatccatccatctcatGCCCACTCTCTCCACCCTTCCCTCTCTCATTCAATCCCTCACTCCCTTCTTCTACCTTCTGTTGGAGGTCTCGGTCCATATCTTGGACCAGATACACCAGCATTGAGGACGCTGAGCGAATATGCCCGTCCCCATGCAATGTCACCACTTGGCTCAGCCAATCGTGCACCACCCCATTTTcatccccacccccacccacatTCACACCCTCACGTCCACCCCTCAATCTTCCTGTCCCAATTCCAAAACCCTGCCCTTGCTCATCCACACCACCTTCCCGCTGATGCGGCCACCACTGCAGCTATCCTTGGATTTCTTTATGGAACTGGCTTGGAAGGAGGCCATGGCCACCCTGGGGTGGGGCCGGTGGCAGGGCCCGGTCCAGGAGGAATGGCAGGACTAGGAGCCGGACTTGGAGGGATGGGGTTTCCCCACTCTGTGACGGCTCACAGGGAGCGAGTGAAGACAGGGTTTGACTTTAAAAGCGAATTTGACTCACATacgcactctcattcacactccTTACTGCTAGGAGGAGGTGCTGGTGGTGGAGCTCCAACCAGTGAGGTTGCTCTTTATGGaactccaccaccaccagctCCGCCCCCTCAATCCCTTGCTACAGTTGCAAGAAATCCAAGCGCTGTATCTCAAACGTTGTCAACCCCACCAACTTCTTCTTTGTTACCACCTTCCTTGCCTAGTCATGCCCCTCCCACTGTAAACCCTATAGGTCCTGcccctccccctcctccccCTGCACCTCCCCCACCTCCTCCTGCACCCATAGCTTCTTCTGTTCATCATCCCTCCTCTCACTCCTCCCATCCTACCCAGCCGTCAGCCCCTGAAGGTTACTCTGCTCCGAGTCGGACGCCACCTagcacagagagagcaagaagcgtggagagagagagggagaaggagagagagagagtactgcCAGGTGGAGACAGGGAAAGAGGAGCCCCAGCAACCCCAGCTGGGGGTGGAACCTCAGGAGGAGGTGGGGCTTCAGGAGGAGGTGGAGCAGGAGAGTCTATGGGGCGACTGCAAATGCTAAATGTGACTCCACATCATCACCagcactcacacattcactctcaccTGCATCTACACCAGCAAGATACAG gcgctCCGTTCCGTGATTTACCCCCCCACTCCTCCATGCATCatcagaacacagagctacagatCCAGAGACTTGCACTGGAGCAGCAGTGGatccatcaccaccatcactctctcacacaggaAGAGtattacag CCACCTGAAGAAGGAAAGCGACAAAACGCTGTGA